One Bdellovibrio bacteriovorus str. Tiberius DNA segment encodes these proteins:
- a CDS encoding S8 family peptidase, with product MNSYSQENSEKDIVVAIIDTGVDVNHPLLRNNLWVNPREKDNMKDDDGNGYADDLHGWNFVSNNNDLTDNHGHGTHVAGIIQQRTRSSRVKFMILKYYDPSIPANDNLMNTVKAIRYAIKMKADIINYSGGGDERSPMEEAAIRDAQEQGILFVAAAGNEGRNTDLVGYYPAGYKLNNIISVAAMDSQKRLLASSNFGTGSVDIAAPGKNVFSALPGGKYGYMSGTSQATAWVSGLAASLMLNRPWEALNPEGVKKALVKSGVKDRQLSRKIRSQTRISNLQAELNLE from the coding sequence ATGAATTCATACTCTCAAGAGAATTCAGAAAAGGATATTGTCGTGGCGATCATCGACACCGGCGTGGATGTAAACCATCCTCTGCTTCGCAATAACCTGTGGGTGAACCCCCGCGAAAAAGACAATATGAAAGATGATGATGGCAATGGATATGCCGATGACCTCCATGGATGGAATTTTGTTTCCAATAACAATGACCTGACCGACAACCACGGCCACGGCACCCACGTGGCGGGTATCATCCAGCAGCGCACCCGTTCGTCGCGCGTGAAGTTCATGATTTTGAAATATTATGATCCGTCGATTCCGGCAAACGACAACCTTATGAACACTGTAAAGGCCATTCGTTATGCCATAAAGATGAAAGCGGATATTATCAACTATTCCGGCGGTGGCGACGAAAGAAGCCCCATGGAAGAGGCAGCCATTCGCGACGCCCAGGAACAGGGCATTCTATTTGTCGCTGCCGCCGGCAATGAAGGACGCAATACCGACCTGGTGGGCTACTATCCTGCGGGATACAAGCTGAACAACATTATTTCCGTGGCCGCCATGGATTCGCAAAAACGCCTGCTGGCCTCCAGCAACTTCGGCACGGGATCGGTGGATATCGCGGCTCCGGGAAAGAATGTGTTTTCAGCCCTTCCTGGAGGCAAGTATGGCTATATGAGCGGCACATCCCAGGCGACAGCGTGGGTCAGTGGCCTTGCCGCCTCGTTGATGCTGAACCGCCCCTGGGAAGCCCTGAATCCGGAAGGCGTTAAAAAAGCCCTGGTGAAAAGTGGTGTCAAAGATCGCCAGCTATCCAGGAAAATCCGTTCTCAGACTCGCATTTCAAACCTGCAGGCGGAATTGAATCTGGAATAG